The nucleotide sequence GCAGCGAGTCCGCCCGAACCTCGCGCAGGTCGACGCCGCCCACGGTGATGCGCCCGCGCGTGGGGTCGTAGAAGCGCAGCAGCAGGTTGACCACGGAGCTCTTGCCGGCGCCGCTGGGGCCCACCAGTGCGACGTGCTCGCCGGGATCGATGCGCAACGAGACGCCGCGCAGCGCCCACCGGTCGGGCTCGTAGGCCAGCCACACGTCGTCGTAGACGATCTCACCCAGCGGTGAGGGAACTTCCCGGGCGCCCCACGGTTCCAGGACGACCGGGACCCGCAGCACCTCCTCGATCCGTTCGAGGGCGGCTTGCGCCTGGCGCACGTTGCTGTAGATCCTCGTGAGGTTCACTCCTGGCTCGACCGCAAGCGCCACGTAGGCGACGAACGCGACGAGCGCCCCGGGCGTCATCGTGCCCGAGGCGACCAGTTGTCCGCCCAGCCACAGGAAGGCCACCAGGCCGAGCGCGGTAGCCATCGTGACGGCCGAGACCTCAAAGGCGATCAGGCGGCTGATGCGGATCTGTTCGCCCAGCAGCGCGCGGTTCTCGCGCGCGAAGCGTTCCCGCTCCCGAGCCTCCTGGACGAAGGCGCGCACGACGCGGGCGCCGGCGATGACATCCCGCACCCGCGATGCGAGGTCTGCGACCACCTGCTGTGCACGTTCGGAGGCGGCTTGGATCTGGCCTCCGAAGTGGCGCGCGACCAGCGCGACCACCGGGAGGATGACGAGCGTGACCGAGGCCAGGCGCCACTCCAGGACAAACAGCATCGCGATCGTCCCCAGCAGCGTTGCGGCGGTCCCGATGAAGTCCACCAGCCCGACCAGCAGGTGGGTGTGCACGAGTTGCGTGTCGTGCAGAGAGCGCGACATGATCTCTCCGCTGCGCCACGTACCGACGTGTTCGACCGGCCAGCGCAGCATCCGCCAGAAGATCCGGTCGCGCAGCGCCGCCGTGGACATGTGGGCGAAGGCAAAGTTGAAGTAGATCTGTCCATATAGGAACAGTGTACGCAGCGCGAAGACACCCAAGACGACGAGGGCTGCGTGTCCGAGGACCGCAAGATCGCCGGTGGCGACGATGCGGTCGACGGTGTCCCCGAACAGGAGCGGCACGGCCAGACCCGCGGCGGTCACGGCCAGCACGCACACCACTGCCAGTGCGAGCCGACCGCGGTGCGGGCGAGCGGCCTCCCACAGCGCGCCGCGTACCGGCTGCAGCAGGGTGTCGCGGAGTCGTCCGGTTTCCACGCCGGCGATCCTCCTGGGGTGTGGCGGAGTCATGCTGCGATCTCCACGATCCCGCCGGCGAGGCGCTCGGCGGCGCCGGGGGTTGCGGGGAAGTGCCGTCGGAGCCCCTGTCGCATCGACCGCAGCCGCTGGGGATCCCGCAGCAGCGCGGCGACGCGGCGGACCACCTCGTCCGGTGGGGCGTCCCCGACGACCTCCTCGACGAGGGGCCGACCGCTCAGACGGTTGGGGGTCGCGACGAACCGCCCCGCCCGGAAGTAGCGCCGCAGAAGGACCCCCTTGACCGCAGGACCAATCACCGGAAACCGCAGCACCCACTCCTTGGTCCCTTCGAGCGGGATCCGAGACGGGTCATACAGTGGCATCCACACGAGCATCGGTGTGCCCAGCAACCCGAGTTCCACGGTGCTCGTGCCTGGGATCGTCAGGGCCAGCGCCGCACGCCGGAACGCCTGCAGACGTTCGGATTCATCGGTGACGACCCGCACCCTGGCGCCGTCGAGGCGGTGGCGCACCAGGTCTTCGGACAAAAACGGGGAGGGCGCGACCGCCACCTCGGTTTCTGGCACCAGGCGGCGGACGCCCTCGCCCACCTCCACCATCAGCGGCGCCAGCGCCTCGAAGATCCGCGGCCGCGAACCGGGCAAAAGCAGCAGCAGGGGCCGCCGCCCGTCGGCCCCTTCTAGGGAGACGTCTGCTCCGAGCCCGTCGGTGCGTTGATCGATCAGGTTCAGCGCGTCGGCCCGCAGGTCACCCACGGTTTCGATCTTGGTCTGCGGTACGCCCAGCGCGACGAGTTGCCGTGCGAGTTCGGAGGTGTTGGTGGCGATCCATGCGAACGCCCGGTGCCGGCGGGCGATCAGCGTGCGCTCGACGTACGCCACCGCAGGACAACCGCAGCGCCGCGCAAGACGCGCAGCATACCACAGATCCCCACCGAGGTGGGCCACGCAGTCGGCCCGCACATGTCCTGCACCCAGGACCAGCCGCACGACGCGCGCGGGGGGCTCGATGCGGTCAAACAATCCGGATCGCGCCGCCAGGTCGGCTTCCCGCCCGGTCGCGTACTGACAGGGCGGCAGGGCCAGCGTCACGGACGCCCGCGCGTGCACGCTGCGGAGGGCCCGGGCCAGCGGAAACGCCCATCCCCAGACCTCGCCCGGCCCGTTCGACACGATCAGAATGTCCACCACGTCATTATAGTGCGCTGGCCGTGTGCTATCCTCCGCGTTGGTGCCCGCCGTCGCCGGGCACAGTCGCACGTGAAGAACACGGAGGTTAGGTAACGATTCCATGCGTCGTGCTCGTGCCGCCTGTGCACTCGCCGTGCTGCTCGTCACGGCTCCCGCTGCGGCCCAGATCCCGCCGGTCGTCGTCGAGGCCGATCGGATCGTGTACGACACCACCGGGCGGCGCATCGAAGCCACCGGGAACGTTCGCATCGAGTACCGCGACGTCCGGCTGTGGGCCGACTACGCGCTGGTGGACCTGGATCGTCAGGAAATCCTCCTACGCGGAAGCGTGATCCTGGTCCAGGGGGACCGGCGGCTGGCCGCAGGGGCGCTCCGCTACGACCTGCGCAACCAGACCGGGGAGGCGATCGACGTCCGTGCCGTCCAGGACGCCGTCTACTACCGTGCACGAGAAGTGCAGTTGCAGCAGGGAGTGTTTCGCGCGCTCGATGCGCTCGTCACCATCTGCGATCCTGCCTCCCCTTTGTACAGCGTTACGGCCGAGCGGGTCACGGTCGTCCCGGGGCGTATGGTGATCGCCGAGAATGCGGCGCTGCGCGCCGGTGATGCGGTCATCCTGCGGGTCCCGCGGTTCGAGATCCCCCTCGACGACGCGGCGCCGGAGGCACCGGCCCGAAACTTCCCGCGTCCGGAGGGCGGCTACGACGGGCTGTCCGGTCTGTGGGTCGGGGTGCGCTACCCGTACCCGCTCGGAGACGTCGCCGGGGAGGCGTACCTGCGCTACAACACCGCCCTGGGGTGGGAGGGATACAACCGGTTGCGCTACGCGCAACCGACCTGGTCCGCGGAGTTCTTGGCCGGTGTCCTGCGGGATGCCGAAAACCGCCTGTACGAGGCGGCCGAGCTGCGCTACGCCACCGCCCCTTGGGGTGGGCTGCTTCCGGTGTCGTTCGCAGCCTCCGCCGGATACTACCGCGAACGTGCGACCGGCGCGGAGAGTCCGAAACTCGAAGCCACCGTCCGGGTGGGCGGCGCATCCTGGGCACTGGGCGACGCGATGACCCTGACACTGGGCGGATCCGTCCGCTACTCTGTCTACGCGGACCGGACGCTGTTGGTGCCCGCCGCGGGTGCCACGCTCGCCTATCGAGTCGACGCACGCTCGACCTTCTCGCTGTCGTACTTGTGGTCGGAAATCTACGGCAGCACGCCGTTCCTGTTCGACGCGCCCTTGCGCGAGAGCGTCGTCACGGCTTCGTACGCCTACGCCTCGACCGGGTTCGCATTCGCAGCCGGGGTGCAGTACGACTTCGTGTTGCAACACGCGAAACTGCTCGGGGACGTGCGCTTCGTCACGCCGGGCGAGTGGCGGTTTGGCGTCCTCGCGAAGTACAATCTGACCACCGGCGCGTTCGAAGACCTCGCCCTGAGCATCGGCAAGAGGTGCGACTGCCTGGACGTCGGTCTAACGTACCGCGTGGTCCAGCAGCAGTTCTGGATTACCTTCAACCTGTTCTCCTCGCCCAGAGTCCAGCAACACGTCCCGCAACCCCCTCCCTGAGCCGCCCGTCACGGCGACGGGGTGTGCCGCAGGCGGCGGCCCGACCAGGGTACAATAGCGGCGAGCCGAACCGGTGGGCGGCGGGGATCGCTTGGAGCGGAACCGAGAGGGGATCGATGACGCCCGGCACACGCGGTGAGTCACCTTCCCCCCCATTG is from Armatimonadota bacterium and encodes:
- a CDS encoding ABC transporter ATP-binding protein, which codes for MTPPHPRRIAGVETGRLRDTLLQPVRGALWEAARPHRGRLALAVVCVLAVTAAGLAVPLLFGDTVDRIVATGDLAVLGHAALVVLGVFALRTLFLYGQIYFNFAFAHMSTAALRDRIFWRMLRWPVEHVGTWRSGEIMSRSLHDTQLVHTHLLVGLVDFIGTAATLLGTIAMLFVLEWRLASVTLVILPVVALVARHFGGQIQAASERAQQVVADLASRVRDVIAGARVVRAFVQEARERERFARENRALLGEQIRISRLIAFEVSAVTMATALGLVAFLWLGGQLVASGTMTPGALVAFVAYVALAVEPGVNLTRIYSNVRQAQAALERIEEVLRVPVVLEPWGAREVPSPLGEIVYDDVWLAYEPDRWALRGVSLRIDPGEHVALVGPSGAGKSSVVNLLLRFYDPTRGRITVGGVDLREVRADSLRRRVAYVPQETILFGGTVRDNIAYGRPDAPSEEVVRAARAANADEFIRALPRGYDTELSEAGLNLSGGQRQRLAIARALLMDPDVIVLDEATSSLDAESELLVQEAIDRLMHGRTALVIAHRLSTVRHADRIVVLDEGRVVEEGSYSALMAAGGAFRTLAEGQLLSEGSEQPVLHGPPTPGRGEP